AAGCCTCTTTCTCGGCGTCGTTGACCGACAATCGAGCCAGCTTGGCCACGTGGTCCACTTCTTCTTTGGAAAGTTTCATAAATCTCCTCCATCGTGCTTACAAGCTCAAAACATATTCCAATTCTTTTGATACCCCGATACGCTTCGCCCACCGTTGGAGATATCGACGGTCAAGGATTTTTCCAGAACGGTCAAGAACCGTGAGTGCATCTTCGAAATCATGCGGCCGTCCAACCTTGAGCTTCTGGATAATTAAATCCTCCGGCGATACAAACCAACAATATTGTTTTCCAATCCGCTTACGCCGTTTCCTTAGCAACGCCTGCCGGTCATGAGCATTCCGGGCTCTAAGCAGATCAACCGTTATTCCCCGATACTGAAAACGGGATTGAACCCCTCTGAGCATAGGATTCCACTTGGCCCACGCCTTATCTG
Above is a window of Nitrospiria bacterium DNA encoding:
- a CDS encoding nucleotidyltransferase, with the protein product MRASSDESFLKVLARVIERLQHERVTYALIGAWALSVWGRPRATRDLDFLVMLDEAKLARMADGFAGKGIETDKAWAKWNPMLRGVQSRFQYRGITVDLLRARNAHDRQALLRKRRKRIGKQYCWFVSPEDLIIQKLKVGRPHDFEDALTVLDRSGKILDRRYLQRWAKRIGVSKELEYVLSL